The nucleotide sequence GACGGCCCCCCCGGTAGGACTATATTTAATGCTGTTATCCATCAGGTTCAGCAGTGCCCGGTGGAGCTTTGACTCATCCACCTCAAGGGTCAACTGTTCTGGTCCGCTGTAATCAAGGTGAAGTTGCTTCTGGCTGGCTAATGGCTCCAGGCTGGACCAGGTAGAATGAACCAGCTTGTTCAAATCAATCTTTCTGAGGTTCAGTTTAGGGGTGGGGCGTGCTTCTAGCTGGCTCAGGTCAAGCAGATCCTGCACCAGGGTACTGAGTCGAATGGTTTCCTTGAGCAATCGATCCATCCAGTCTCGCTGAGGGGGATCCAGCCGGAATTGAAGGGTTTCAGCCACCAGGCGAATCGAGGTGAGGGGAGTTTTGAGTTCATGGGCAACGTCCGAGATCCAGCGATCGCGCTGCTGCATCAGAGACACCGCTTCCTGCCGGTTTTCCAGAAAAACCCCGACCTGCTCGTCGGAAAGGGGAATGGCATATCCACGCAGCGGGCGAGGTTGCTGTTGTGAGATCACCGATGGGTCAGAATTGGTTGGATGAAACGTCCATTCCTGTTGGGAAGGTTTGCCCGCCAGACGGGTCTGTTCAATCAACTGGTCCAGTTCATAGGAACGCACAACCTCCAGCAACAGACGAGGCTGGCCTGACAGTTGAGACGATTGAATGCTGAGCAGTTCACAGGCTTTGGGGTTACACCAGAGGATCTGGTTATCCTGGTCTACCGTGAGAAACCCAACTGGCATCTGCTGACAGATCTGCTGCCAGATTTCCAGACTTGCGATTAACGCCTGATGGTCTTGACTGTGGGCGGCGATCGCCCGCATCAACCGGGAGGTGGATGAAAATGACCAGCTCAGCGCCTCTGGTTGCAAAAGCTGAACCAACCGCTTCAACTGGAAGGCAACACGAGTGTGATACCAGCCCAGAAACGCCAGCCCAACCAGTAGCCCAACCAGAAACCACAAAAAATCAACAAGATCTATTGGCATCAGCGTCACGCCATCAGCATTTAGCCCGAAGTAACCGCGTTGAACCTATCCTCAATGGTCAAATGGCAGGACTAAGATATTCTAAGCAGATCGTCGATGAATGTGGTTAAGGAATGCGTCAACCCAATCGTTTCGTTAACCAAACCGATAGCCAAACCCCCGTACCGTAACCAGGTATTCTGGGGTACTGGGATCCAACTCCAATTTTTCACGCAACCAGCGGATATGAACATCCACAGTTTTGCTGTCTCCAATAAAATCTGGTCCCCAGATCCGTTCGAGCAACTGTTCCCGTGACCAGACCCGGCGGGGATAGCTCATAAACAGTTCCAGAATCTTGAATTCTTTAGGGGAAAAATTAATCTCCTCACCCCGGACAATGACCCGACACTCCTGGGGGTAAAGGGTAATGTCACGAAACTTAAGGGATGGTTGCTCTGGCTCGAGCTGAAGATGGTTGTAACGACGCAGCAGAGCACGACAGCGAGCAATCAGCTCCCTCATCCCAAAGGGCTTGGTTAAATAATCATCGGCACCCACTTCTAAGCCAACCACACGGTCGGTTTCACTCCCTTTCGCACTCAGCATGAGCACAGGCACACTGTTTCCTTCACGCCGGATCAGGCGACACAGATCTAACCCATTAATGTAGGGCAGCATCAGGTCAAGGATGATTAAGTCAAAGGGCTGGTTCTGGGGTTGACGAGCACCCGCTAAGGTGGGGCGGTTGGCAGAGTGATTTGAGTGGGGAGAAATCGCCTCTTCAGTCTGATGAATTAAGTCCAGGGCAGTGCGGCCATCTTCGGCAGTGATCACCTCATAACCTTCTTCCGTCAGTGCCAGGGCGATCGTCTCGCAAATCAGGTCCTCATCTTCAACAACTAACACACGGCCAATCTTAAGGCTTGCCTGACTCTTAGGGGAGTCCATCGGTAAAGTAAGCGGCATAAAAGGGTGTTTCCTGTCTATCCAGGTCAATCCTACCACTATTGGCTGTTTCGGTATGTCTTGATACTGCCGATCACCACATTTTTATGCAATCTAAAGAATTCAAATTTTTACAGGCTGAGCCTATCGAAGTACCTGCCAGTTTTGAATCCGCCACTGATCCTCAACACGAGTCAGGTCATACTGAACCCGGAGTTCAGGATCGGAACGAGAATCCTCCAACTGATCCCCTCTGTAAAATTCAGTGGTTTCACTGACTTCTGCCGTAATTTTGGCGTTGTCGGGATCCTCCTTCGGTTGTTCAACGGCTGCGATCTTGACCTTATGGGTGTACTTTCGATAGCTGCCAGACTGCTTCTCAGCTTCAGCAGCGGCCTGCCATTCAGATAATTTGGGACCTGTCAAAATCTGGTTGAGTTTGTCGGTGGCATGGTCGGGACCCATTGCCGCCGCTTTAGCTGTCAGCCAGGCTTCAATTAACTGCTGAGCCGATTCATTGGTCAGGGTAGCAGCGGATAAGGCATCCGTTGGTGATTCAATCAGCGTCACCAGGGGAACATCCAGTTCCACCATAGGCTGTTCTTCAACCACCTGCTGGCTCTGGTTTGTCCCTGATATTTGCAGTGTTTTGATTAACCAGGCAATCAGGAAGCCCAGCCCAATCATGCCAATGATGACAGCCACATAAGGAAGATAGCGTAGCAGTCCATTCGACCGGGTGCTGGCAGACCGCGATCGCCCACGCTCATCTGACGGGTCATGGCT is from Leptothermofonsia sichuanensis E412 and encodes:
- a CDS encoding PAS domain-containing sensor histidine kinase yields the protein MPIDLVDFLWFLVGLLVGLAFLGWYHTRVAFQLKRLVQLLQPEALSWSFSSTSRLMRAIAAHSQDHQALIASLEIWQQICQQMPVGFLTVDQDNQILWCNPKACELLSIQSSQLSGQPRLLLEVVRSYELDQLIEQTRLAGKPSQQEWTFHPTNSDPSVISQQQPRPLRGYAIPLSDEQVGVFLENRQEAVSLMQQRDRWISDVAHELKTPLTSIRLVAETLQFRLDPPQRDWMDRLLKETIRLSTLVQDLLDLSQLEARPTPKLNLRKIDLNKLVHSTWSSLEPLASQKQLHLDYSGPEQLTLEVDESKLHRALLNLMDNSIKYSPTGGAVRVQITLLPSKSHPRQICLDVIDSGPGFPESALPHVFERFYRADPSRTRSHPGVKATGSGLATSRDRPASEESGNGKKSIPASGGSGLGLAIVRQIVEAHGGSIKAGNHPETHGAWLQILLPYNG
- a CDS encoding response regulator transcription factor; translated protein: MPLTLPMDSPKSQASLKIGRVLVVEDEDLICETIALALTEEGYEVITAEDGRTALDLIHQTEEAISPHSNHSANRPTLAGARQPQNQPFDLIILDLMLPYINGLDLCRLIRREGNSVPVLMLSAKGSETDRVVGLEVGADDYLTKPFGMRELIARCRALLRRYNHLQLEPEQPSLKFRDITLYPQECRVIVRGEEINFSPKEFKILELFMSYPRRVWSREQLLERIWGPDFIGDSKTVDVHIRWLREKLELDPSTPEYLVTVRGFGYRFG